A single genomic interval of Labrus bergylta chromosome 18, fLabBer1.1, whole genome shotgun sequence harbors:
- the peli2 gene encoding E3 ubiquitin-protein ligase pellino homolog 2 isoform X1, whose protein sequence is MFSSSQEEHCAPSKDPVKYGELVVLGYNGSLPNGDRGRRKSRFALYRRTKANGVKPSTVHILNTPQASKAVNCKGQHSISYTLSRNQTVVVEYCHDKDTDMFQIGRSTESPIDFVVTDTIAGGQDGEETPITQSTISRFACRVVCERTPPFTARIYAAGFDSSKNIFLGEKAAKWKNPDGHMDGLTTNGVLVMHPRGGFTEESKPGVWREISVCGDVYTLRETRSAQCPGKLVENENNILLDGSLVDLCGATLLWRTAEGLFHTPTQKHLEALRQEINAARPQCPVGLNTLAFPSMQRSRALSSLEDKQPWVYLACGHVHGYHNWGHRSEQEANAQRECPMCRVVGPYVPLWLGCEAAFYVDTGAPTHAFVPCGHVCSEKSVKYWAEIPLPHGTHAFHAACPFCATQLSLTQGCSKLIFQGPVD, encoded by the exons GTACAATGGCTCTCTGCCCAACGGAGATAGGGGTAGAAGGAAAAGCAGGTTTGCGCTATACAGGAGGACCAAAGCCAATGGCGTCAAACCAAGCACTGTGCATATCCTCAACACACCACAGGCAAGCAAG GCTGTGAACTGTAAGGGCCAACACAGCATATCCTACACACTGTCCCGGAACCAGACAGTAGTGGTGGAGTACTGCCATGATAAagacacagacatgtttcag ATTGGGCGGTCCACTGAGAGTCCCATAGACTTTGTGGTGACGGACACTATAGCAGGAGGCCAGGACGGAGAGGAGACTCCCATCACACAGAGTACCATCTCCCGTTTCGCCTGCAGAGTCGTCTGTGAGCGCACCCCGCCCTTCACTGCTCGCATCTACGCAGCTGGTTTCGACTCTTCCAAAAACATCTTCCTTGGG GAAAAAGCAGCTAAATGGAAGAACCCTGATGGTCACATGGACGGACTTACAACTAATGGTGTGCTGGTAATGCATCCTAGAGGTGGCTTCACGGAAGAGTCAAAGCCTGGTGTCTGGAGAGAGATCTCTGTATGTGGGGATGTTTACACACTGAGAGAGACGCGCTCAGCACAGTGCCCCGGAAAACTG GTTGAGAATGAGAATAACATACTGCTGGATGGCTCACTGGTGGATCTATGCGGAGCCACTTTGCTGTGGCGCACTGCTGAAGGCCTCTTCCACACTCCCACCCAAAAGCATCTGGAGGCTCTCAGACAGGAGATAAACGCAGCACGGCCTCAGTGCCCTGTAGGTCTCAACACCCTCGCCTTCCCCAGCATGCAACGCAGCCGTGCCCTTTCTTCTCTGGAGGACAAGCAGCCTTGGGTCTACCTGGCCTGCGGTCATGTGCATGGCTACCACAACTGGGGCCACCGCTCAGAGCAGGAGGCCAACGCCCAGCGAGAGTGTCCCATGTGTCGGGTGGTCGGGCCATATGTGCCGCTGTGGCTGGGTTGTGAGGCGGCCTTTTACGTGGACACCGGAGCACCCACACACGCCTTTGTGCCATGTGGACACGTGTGTTCGGAAAAGTCGGTCAAGTACTGGGCGGAGATCCCCCTGCCCCACGGCACCCACGCCTTCCACGCTGCCTGCCCTTTCTGTGCCACGCAGCTCAGTCTGACTCAGGGCTGTTCCAAGTTGATCTTCCAAGGCCCGGTGGACTGA
- the peli2 gene encoding E3 ubiquitin-protein ligase pellino homolog 2 isoform X2, translated as MFSSSQEEHCAPSKDPVKYGELVVLGYNGSLPNGDRGRRKSRFALYRRTKANGVKPSTVHILNTPQAVNCKGQHSISYTLSRNQTVVVEYCHDKDTDMFQIGRSTESPIDFVVTDTIAGGQDGEETPITQSTISRFACRVVCERTPPFTARIYAAGFDSSKNIFLGEKAAKWKNPDGHMDGLTTNGVLVMHPRGGFTEESKPGVWREISVCGDVYTLRETRSAQCPGKLVENENNILLDGSLVDLCGATLLWRTAEGLFHTPTQKHLEALRQEINAARPQCPVGLNTLAFPSMQRSRALSSLEDKQPWVYLACGHVHGYHNWGHRSEQEANAQRECPMCRVVGPYVPLWLGCEAAFYVDTGAPTHAFVPCGHVCSEKSVKYWAEIPLPHGTHAFHAACPFCATQLSLTQGCSKLIFQGPVD; from the exons GTACAATGGCTCTCTGCCCAACGGAGATAGGGGTAGAAGGAAAAGCAGGTTTGCGCTATACAGGAGGACCAAAGCCAATGGCGTCAAACCAAGCACTGTGCATATCCTCAACACACCACAG GCTGTGAACTGTAAGGGCCAACACAGCATATCCTACACACTGTCCCGGAACCAGACAGTAGTGGTGGAGTACTGCCATGATAAagacacagacatgtttcag ATTGGGCGGTCCACTGAGAGTCCCATAGACTTTGTGGTGACGGACACTATAGCAGGAGGCCAGGACGGAGAGGAGACTCCCATCACACAGAGTACCATCTCCCGTTTCGCCTGCAGAGTCGTCTGTGAGCGCACCCCGCCCTTCACTGCTCGCATCTACGCAGCTGGTTTCGACTCTTCCAAAAACATCTTCCTTGGG GAAAAAGCAGCTAAATGGAAGAACCCTGATGGTCACATGGACGGACTTACAACTAATGGTGTGCTGGTAATGCATCCTAGAGGTGGCTTCACGGAAGAGTCAAAGCCTGGTGTCTGGAGAGAGATCTCTGTATGTGGGGATGTTTACACACTGAGAGAGACGCGCTCAGCACAGTGCCCCGGAAAACTG GTTGAGAATGAGAATAACATACTGCTGGATGGCTCACTGGTGGATCTATGCGGAGCCACTTTGCTGTGGCGCACTGCTGAAGGCCTCTTCCACACTCCCACCCAAAAGCATCTGGAGGCTCTCAGACAGGAGATAAACGCAGCACGGCCTCAGTGCCCTGTAGGTCTCAACACCCTCGCCTTCCCCAGCATGCAACGCAGCCGTGCCCTTTCTTCTCTGGAGGACAAGCAGCCTTGGGTCTACCTGGCCTGCGGTCATGTGCATGGCTACCACAACTGGGGCCACCGCTCAGAGCAGGAGGCCAACGCCCAGCGAGAGTGTCCCATGTGTCGGGTGGTCGGGCCATATGTGCCGCTGTGGCTGGGTTGTGAGGCGGCCTTTTACGTGGACACCGGAGCACCCACACACGCCTTTGTGCCATGTGGACACGTGTGTTCGGAAAAGTCGGTCAAGTACTGGGCGGAGATCCCCCTGCCCCACGGCACCCACGCCTTCCACGCTGCCTGCCCTTTCTGTGCCACGCAGCTCAGTCTGACTCAGGGCTGTTCCAAGTTGATCTTCCAAGGCCCGGTGGACTGA